Proteins encoded in a region of the Limanda limanda chromosome 17, fLimLim1.1, whole genome shotgun sequence genome:
- the si:dkey-16l2.16 gene encoding ras-related protein Rab-35 — MAGKDYNHLFKLLIIGDSNVGKSSLLLRFADNSFSGSYITTIGVDFKIRTVDIEGERVKLQIWDTAGQERFRTITSTYYRNTHGVIIVYDVTNPESFVNVKRWLNEISQNCDNVCKILVGNKSDDPARRQVDTQDAMRFGESVGVRVFETSAKENINVEEMFMAFTHMVLRAKKQSQNRAEREREREKGTVNINAQRDKDRRKRGKKCC; from the exons aTGTGGGGAAGAGCAGCCTCCTGCTCCGCTTCGCAGACAACTCCTTCTCCG GCAGCTACATCACCACCATCGGCGTGGACTTCAAGATCCGAACCGTGGACATTGAGGGAGAGCGGGTCAAGCTGCAGATCTGGGACACAGCCGGTCAGGAGCGATTCCGAACCATCACGTCAAC ataCTACAGAAACACCCATGGTGTTATTATTGTTTACGATGTGACAAATCCAGAGTCATTTGTAAACGTGAAGAGATGGTTGAACGAGATCTCTCAGAACTGTGACAACGTGTGCAAGATCCTGG TGGGGAACAAGAGCGACGACCCCGCCCGGCGGCAGGTGGATACCCAGGATGCAATGCGTTTCGGGGAGTCGGTGGGTGTTCGGGTCTTTGAGACGAGTGCCAAAGAAAACATAAACGTAGAGGAG ATGTTCATGGCCTTCACCCACATGGTTCTCCGAGCCAAGAAGCAGAGTCAGAACCGGGCCGAGCGGGAGCGCGAGCGGGAGAAGGGCACGGTCAACATCAACGCCCAGAGGGACAAGGACCGCCGGAAGAGAGGCAAGAAATGCTGCTGA
- the anapc2 gene encoding anaphase-promoting complex subunit 2 codes for MEDSVMESDSSGSGSESPHGVPGAWERVTAALVAPGGSGPEPGLSESLALLVARGHGRLLGEWLLETLQMRLSSSVVPEFWSGLKQPENELEERDRAWVLLTAFRTLLERLEPFLGGLERLGLWQEEGLGGLYGPEPRGLQDRAFTIIRALLLFAPSPVLQERVLEFYSRTFSVYMNQEGVGEEGAEAPEVPEGGVCRGCGVPSQQCWCQEALDQLKELSHILSKLQLLEWVSSEAVTSILHKLIEQRMEQHCRGEYECSFLLEFQEWLELVLGWLSKVFASKADADGTTPSIPSAPSAPSASSATAGQPGSSILKQWRCHMHQFFCRIYVNMRIEELFSIIRDFPESKAAIEDLKFCLERTNQRQQLLTSLKSAFESRLLHPGVHTSDILTVYISAIKALRELDPSMVILQVACQPIRKYLRTREDTVRQIVAGLTGDAEGCTDLASELSRGDPVTLEMQDSDEEGNDPEDWTPDPTDAVPDKMGSKRRSSDIISLLVSIYGSKDIFIDEYRAVLADRLLHQVNYNTAREIRNVELLKLRFGESHMHYCEVMLKDMADSRRINSNIREEESRLGEEEEQPPLSLSSIILSSEFWPPLKEEKLELPPVVCKAMEAYTHRYEKLKAMRTLSWKPHLGSVTLDVELEDRTLTNLSVTPIHAAIILHFQEKSSWTLEELSVKLGAPRELVHRKIALWQQHGVLREEAAGRYYVVETGSSKEKMERGVMLIDSDEERDSNTTTQSEQREEKLQLFWAYIQAMLTNLDSMTLERIHSMLRMFVATGPVVTEMDVNELEAFLQRKVREHQLMCSGGVYRLPKSN; via the exons ATGGAGGACAGCGTGATGGAGTCGGACTCTTCCGGGTCCGGGTCCGAGTCTCCTCACGGGGTCCCGGGCGCGTGGGAGAGAGTCACCGCAGCTCTG GTGGCCCCTGGCGGCTCGGGGCCGGAGCCGGGCCTCTCGGAATCTCTGGCCCTGCTGGTTGCTCGTGGGCATGGGCGGCTGCTGGGCGAATGGCTGCTGGAGACGCTGCAGATGCGTTTGTCCTCGTCTGTGGTTCCTGAGTTCTGGTCCGGACTCAAGCAGCCAGAGAACGAGCTGGAGGAAAGAGACCGGGCCTGGGTTCTCCTCACCGCCTTCCGGACGCTGCTGGAGCGACTGGAGCCGTTCCTgg gtGGTCTGGAGCGGCTGGGGCTGTGGCAGGAGGAGGGTCTTGGGGGTCTCTATGGCCCGGAGCCCAGGGGCCTCCAGGACCGGGCCTTCACCATCATCAGGGCCCTGCTCCTCTTCGCCCCGTCCCCCGTGCTCCAGGAGCGAGTGCTGGAGTTTTACAGCCGGACGTTCTCAGTCTACATGAACcaggagggggtgggggaggaAGGGGCCGAGGCTCCTGAGGTCCCAGAGGGGGGGGTCTGCCGGGGCTGTGGGGTCCCATCACAGCAGTGCTGGTGTCAGGAGGCTCTGGATCAACTGAAGGAGCTCAGCCACATTCT CTCcaaactgcagctgctggagtgGGTCAGCTCCGAGGCCGtcacctccatcctccacaAGCTCATCGAGCAGCGCATGGAGCAGCACTGCCGCGGAGAGTACGAGTGCTCCTTCCTGCTCGAGTTCCAGGAG TGGCTGGAGCTGGTGCTGGGCTGGCTGAGCAAAGTGTTCGCAAGCAAGGCAGACGCCGACGGTACGACTCCCAGCATCCCCAGTGCTCCCAGTGCTCCCAGTGCTTCCAGTGCCACGGCCGGGCAGCCAGGCAGCTCCATCCTGAAGCAGTGGAGATGCCACATGCACCAGTTCTTCTGCAGGATCTACGTCAACATGAGGATCGAGGAGCTCTTCAGCATCATCAGAG ATTTCCCAGAATCCAAAGCTGCCATCGAGGACTTGAAGTTTTGTCTGGAAAGGACAAACCAGAGACAGCAGCTGCTCACCTCTTTAAAATCGGCTTTTGAGAGTCGTTTGCTGCACCCAG GCGTCCACACATCTGACATCCTCACAGTTTACATCTCAGCCATCAAGGCGCTCAGGGAGCTGGACCCGTCCATGGTCATCCTGCAGGTTGCCTGCCAACCAATCCGCAAATACCTCAG GACTCGGGAGGACACGGTGAGGCAGATCGTAGCCGGACTCACCGGTGACGCAGAGGGCTGCACTGACCTGGCGTCGGAGCTGTCCCGAGGAGACCCGGTGACTCTGGAGATGCAGGACAGTGACGAGGAAGGAAACGACCCCGAGGATTGGACTCCGGACCCCACGGATGCTGTGCCAG ATAAAATGGGTTCAAAGCGTCGCTCGTCGGACATCATCAGCCTGTTGGTCAGTATCTACGGCAGCAAGGACATCTTCATAGACGAGTACAGAGCCGTGCTGGCCGACCGGCTGCTGCACCAGGTCAACTACAACACTGCCAG ggaGATTCGTAACGTGGAGCTGCTGAAGCTCCGGTTCGGAGAGTCTCACATGCATTActgtgaggtcatgttgaag GACATGGCCGACTCTCGCAGGATCAACAGTAACATCCGGGAGGAGGAGTCGAGGCtcggcgaggaggaggagcagccgcCGCTGTCCCTGTCGTCCATCATCCTGTCCTCCGAGTTCTGGCCGCcgctgaaggaggagaagctggagctgCCGCCGGTGGTCTGCAAGGCCATGGAGGCCTACACCCACCGCTACGAAAAGCTCAAG GCTATGAGGACGCTGAGCTGGAAGCCTCATCTGGGCTCGGTCACTCTGGACGTGGAGCTGGAGGATCGAACCCTCACCAACCTCAGCGTGACTCCCATCCATGCAGCCATCATCCTGCACTTCCAGGAGAAGA GCTCGTGGACGCTGGAGGAGCTGAGCGTGAAGCTGGGCGCCCCGAGGGAGCTGGTGCACAGGAAGATCGCCCTGTGGCAGCAGCATGGCGTGCTGAGGGAGGAGGCGGCCGGGCGCTACTACGTCGTGGAGACGGGCTCGTCCAAAGAGAAGATGGAGCGAGGAGTGATGCTGATCGACAGCGACGAGGAGAGAGACTCCAACACCACGACCCAGTccgagcagagggaggagaagctgcag ctgTTCTGGGCGTACATCCAGGCCATGCTGACCAACCTGGACAGTATGACACTGGAGCGGATCCACTCCATGCTCCGGATGTTCGTCGCCACGGGACCCGTCGTTACGGAGATGGACGTGAACGAGCTGGAGGCCTTCCTGCAGAGGAAGGTCCGCGAGCATCAGCTGATGTGCTCTGGCGGCGTTTACAGACTCCCCAAATCCAACTGA
- the rnf25 gene encoding E3 ubiquitin-protein ligase RNF25, whose translation MAAECDVSSEIEVLQSIYLEELQVDRRHDGGWEVSLVLYPSTAEDSVSQFVRLTLTLTLDQQYPSSSPVISIHNPRGLSDDKLSSVQKCLQLEAQSSLGSPVLYQLIEKAKEILTESNIPNGNCVICLYGFKEGETFTKTSCYHYFHSHCLGRYTSHSEKELRQRERELEEDKTRERTDYQELAVVCPVCREPLAYDVAQLLSSAAPQLPELDEAAIGSNFQKKWVRLQKLLEKQRSKGGIIDPEEESNRFLIHINEAPSVAENGNLDADVSPGSLAPSASTVSSEETGFRVNQFDPGLSHCRGSGQGQRRHNHFRAQRRGGRFRPQHGRAAPVTEQVDKLSLSSDCTEGAIKAPAQGSLSSHMQGDAESCQPKMSRDVYAEQETLGPLDGQPGCKSGLENESSKDAADSAGGRGHRGRRRGPPRSVPHSRGPGPGRYHWEGRTPRSRGGGNDLHSRGAAPQRGQGRAFQQRVVERERGREEVL comes from the exons ATGGCAGCGGAGTGCGA TGTTTCGTCTGAGATCGAGGTGCTGCAGTCGATCTACCTGGAAGAGCTGCAGGTGGACAGGAGACAcgacgg GGGCTGGGAGGTGAGTCTGGTTCTGTACCCGTCCACAGCGGAGGACTCTGTCTCTCAGTTTGTCCGTCTCACTCTGACTTTGACACTGGATCAGCAG taTCCTTCGTCTTCTCCAGTCATCTCCATTCACAACCCACGGGGACTTTCTGATGACAAGCTCAGCAG TGTCCAGAAGTGTCTTCAGTTGGAGGCTCAGTCCAGTCTGGGCTCACCAGTGTTGTATCAGCTCATTGAG aaagcaaaagaaatCCTGACTGAGAGTAATATTCCTAATGGGAACTGTGTCATTTGTCTTTATGGATTTaag GAGGGTGAGACGTTCACCAAGACGAGCTGCTACCACTACTTCCACTCGCACTGCCTCGGTCGCTACACCAGCCACTCTGAGAAGGAGCTCcgccagagagagagggagttagAGGAGGATAAGACCAGGGAGAGGACAGACTATCAG GAGCTGGCTGTGGTGTGTCCGGTGTGCAGAGAACCTCTGGCGTATGATGTTGCTCAGCTTCTGTCGTCTGCTGCGCCACAGCTGCCTGAG CTGGACGAAGCTGCGATTGGTTCAAATTTTCAAAAGAAGTGGGTCCGACTGCAGAAGCTTCTGGAGAAGCAGAGATCTAAAGGAGGAATCATCGACCCGGAGGAGGAATCAAATCGCTTTCTGATCCATATCAATGAG GCTCCGTCTGTCGCTGAGAATGGAAACCTGGACGCAGATGTCTCTCCTGGCTCTCTGGCTCCGTCTGCCTCTACTGTGTCGTCTGAGGAAACTGGATTCAGAGTGAACCAGTTTGATCCTGGACTGTCCCACTGCAGAGGCAGCGGTCAGGGACAGAGGCGTCACAACCACTTTCGGGCCCAAAGGAGAGGAGGCCGGTTCAGGCCTCAGCACGGCCGAGCTGCCCCTGTCACAGAGCAGGTGGACaaactctctctgtcctcagacTGCACTGAAGGAGCCATCAAAGCTCCAGCTCAGGGGAGTCTCAGCTCTCACATGCAAGGAGATGCAGAGTCGTGTCAGCCGAAGATGAGCAGGGACGTCTATGCTGAACAAGAGACACTCGGTCCTCTGGACGGTCAACCAGGGTGCAAGTCCGGTTTGGAAAATGAATCCTCAAAAGATGCAGCCGACTCTGCGGGCGGCCGTGGTCATCGTGGAAGGAGGAGGGGTCCCCCCCGATCTGTCCCACACAGCAGGGGGCCCGGGCCTGGTCGATACCACTGGGAGGGGCGAACCCCAAGAAGCAGGGGAGGGGGCAACGACCTCCACAGCAGAGGAGCTGCGCCCCAAAGGGGGCAGGGCAGGGCGTTCCAGCAGAGGGTGGTGGAGAGAGAgcgggggagggaggaggtgctaTGA
- the kat8 gene encoding histone acetyltransferase KAT8 has protein sequence MMTGGSDFHKNYKQEPECAMELESDLMEPERGELDSGVPAAGSSNGSGGEEDEAEAGGRGREAGGSSSLHRPGGGYCGGREQEVSVEIGETYLCQRADKTWHTAEVIQSRLNEQEGREEFYVHYVGFNRRLDEWVGKARLALTKTVKDAVRKSTEIGIVGDLGDQPERKITRNQKRKHDEINHVQKTYAEMDPTTAALEKEHEAITKVKYVDKIQIGNFEIDAWYFSPFPEDYGKQPKLWICEYCLKYMKYEKTFRHHLSNCQWKQPSGKEIYRRSNISVFEVDGRDHKIYCQNLCLLAKLFLDHKTLYFDVEPFIFYILTEVNKQGAHIVGYFSKEKESPDGNNVACILTLPPYQRRGYGKFLIAFSYELSKLESTVGSPEKPLSDLGKLSYRSYWSWVLLEILRDFRGTLSIKDLSQMTSITQSDIISTLQSLNMVKYWKGQHVICVTPKLVEEHLKSAQYKKPPITVDTMCLKWAPPKNKQAKLSKK, from the exons ATGATGACTGGCGGCAGCGACTTCCACAAGAACTACAAGCAGGAGCCGGAGTGTGCGATGGAGCTGGAGTCCGACCTGATGGAGCCCGAGCGCGGGGAGCTGGACTCCGGCGTCCCGGCCGCCGGCTCCTCGAACGGCAGCGGCGGGGAGGAGGACGAGGCGGAGGCCGGAGGCCGCGGCCGGGAAGCCGGGGGCTCGAGTAGCCTGCACAGGCCGGGCGGAGGCTACTGCGGCGGCAGAGAGCAAGAGGTGTCGGTGGAGATCGGAGAAACGTATTTATGTCAAAGAGCCGATAAAACATGGC acaCAGCCGAGGTGATCCAGTCCAGACTGAACGAGCAGGAGGGCAGAGAGGAGTTCTACGTTCACTATGTGGGAT TCAACCGGCGCCTGGACGAGTGGGTGGGGAAAGCCCGACTGGCGCTCACCAAGACGGTGAAGGACGCGGTGAGGAAGAGCACGGAGATCGGAATAGTTGGGGACTTGGGCGACCAGCCGGAGAGGAAGATCACACGCAACCAGAAGCGGAAGCACGATGAGATCAACCACGTGCAGAAG aCGTACGCAGAGATGGACCCAACGACAGCTGCACTGGAGAAGGAGCATGAGGcg ATCACTAAAGTGAAATACGTGGATAAGATCCAGATTGGAAACTTTGAGATCGATGCCTGGTACTTCTCACCATTTCCAGAAGATTACGGGAAACAGCCCAAACTGTGGATCTGCGAGTACTGTCTCAAGTACATGAAGTATGAGAAGACCTTCAGGCATCACCTG TCCAACTGTCAGTGGAAGCAGCCTTCAGGGAAAGAAATCTACCGGAGGAGCAACATCTCCGTGTTTGAAGTGGACGGACGAGACCACAAG ATCTACTGTCAGAATCTCTGTCTACTAGCCAAACTGTTTCTCGACCACAAGACGCTTTATTTTGACGTGGAGCCGTTTATCTTCTACATCCTCACTGAAGTCAATAAACAGGGAGCGCACATAGTCGGCTACTTCTCCAAA GAGAAAGAGTCGCCGGACGGGAATAACGTGGCTTGTATCCTCACGCTGCCGCCTTACCAACGCAGAGGCTACGGGAAGTTTCTCATAGCGTTCA gctatGAGCTGTCTAAGCTGGAGAGCACCGTCGGGTCTCCTGAGAAGCCTCTGTCTGATCTGGGGAAGTTGAGCTACAGAAGCTACTGGTCCTGGGTTCTGCTGGAGATCCTTAGGGACTTCAGAGGAACGCTGTCCATCAAAGACCTCAG CCAGATGACCAGCATCACGCAGAGCGACATCATCAGCACGCTGCAGTCGCTCAACATGGTGAAGTACTGGAAGGGTCAACACGTGATCTGTGTGACGCCCAAGCTGGTGGAAGAGCATCTGAAGAGCGCCCAGTACAAGAAACCCCCGATCACAG TCGACACCATGTGCTTGAAGTGGGCGCcgccaaaaaacaaacaggccaAGTTGTCGAAGAAGTGA
- the LOC133023468 gene encoding xylosyltransferase 1-like, producing the protein MNPCSCRPARLRSGLLLAAVLALLLQTLVVWNFSSLEGGGARSREGGARSRERREEQPRLGKVAARHQLQADVYRSHRPKDKLPLDSNNNENSVPKDFDSIDSNSNLATRSPRQQVPVGNSKHKLDRVQSILGKSANEVLKLPPIQPRGIRPGRNHTRKMKPRPQTLPAPAQGSNQDPALLWAKTPAGQEPRKTPQQCEVSGKEAISALSRAKSRGCRQQIVEVYCKHKVGALLPERVPRYCPLEGKANVNVQWDAPPADAPPLEPVRIAFVLVVHGRASRQFQRLFKAIYHTSHYYYIHVDQRSNYLHREVLSLARQFPNVRVTPWRMSTIWGGASLLTMYLRSMEDLLRMSDWSWDFFINLSGADYPIRTNELLVSFLSKYRNMNFIKSHGRDNARFIRKQGLDRLFYECDTHMWRLGDRKIPEGIAVDGGSDWFLLNRRFVDYVVNSRDELVGSMKRFYAYTLLPAESFFHTVLENSALCGTMVDNNLRLTNWNRKLGCKCQYKHIVDWCGCSPNDFKPSDLPRFQQVTRPTFFARKFEASVSQEIISQLDWFLFGALAPGTPGLQAYWENAYEQETDGTASLSDAALSHYHAFARMGLSRAASSLQGHPDDNSCRFDAVGHPVSVHLYFLSDRFQGYLLRHVATNRASTQLETLETWVTPRDHFSPASPPHPTSRLQHVQVGGDWDPKERLFRNWGGVLGPRDEPVAVQRWSRGQSNLTATVVWVDPTNVIAATYDILVDAAAEVTHYRPPLTPPLRPGVWTLRVLHHWSPLGQTSFIVAPLEFHKQRPTGLEDAMRLHAGPPRNSYMEQSFHGLNPVLRLPVSLGAVEEAEANAGLTGAPLRQWLDRLLEGHWSASDVCSTGPSACPPMQRCSRTLWSADSPDPKSDLGTPREDGRIR; encoded by the exons GACGTCTACCGTTCCCACCGTCCCAAAGACAAACTTCCCCTGGACAGCAACAACAACGAGAACTCTGTCCCCAAAGACTTCGACTCCATCGACAGCAACAGCAACCTCGCTACGCGTTCGCCACGCCAGCAAGTGCCGGTCGGGAACAGCAAACACAAGCTGGACAGAGTGCAGAGCATTTTGGGAAAATCTGCTAACGAGGTCCTCAAGTTGCCTCCGATCCAACCCAGAGGGATCAGGCCGGGTCGCAACCACACACGCAAAATGAAACCCCGCCCCCAGACGCTCCCGGCACCGGCCCAGGGGTCCAATCAGGATCCGGCGCTCCTCTGGGCTAAGACGCCGGCCGGTCAGGAGCCGAGGAAAACGCCTCAACAGTGCGAGGTCAGCGGGAAGGAAGCCATCTCCGCTCTGTCCCGAGCCAAGAGCCGCGGGTGTCGTCAGCAGATCGTGGAGGTTTACTGCAAACACAAGGTCGGAGCGCTGCTGCCCGAGAGAGTTCCTCGCTACTGCCCCCTAGAAG GGAAGGCTAACGTGAACGTGCAGTGGGATGCCCCCCCCGCGGACGCGCCCCCGCTCGAGCCCGTGCGGATCGCCTTCGTCCTGGTCGTCCACGGCCGAGCCTCACGCCAGTTCCAGCGTCTCTTCAAAGCCATCTACCACACCTCCCACTACTACTACATACACGTGGACCAG aggTCCAACTACCTCCACAGAGAGGTCCTCTCTCTGGCCCGACAGTTTCCCAATGTCCGCGTGACTCCGTGGCGGATGTCCACCATCTGGGGCGGAGCCAGCCTGTTGACCATGTACCTGCGCAGCATGGAGGACCTCCTCAGAATGAGCGACTGGTCCTGGGACTTCTTCATCAATCTGAGTGGAGCTGATTACCCAATCAG GACCAATGAGCTGCTGGTGTCGTTCCTGTCAAAGTATCGCAACATGAACTTCATCAAGTCTCACGGGCGAGATAACGCACG TTTCATCCGGAAACAGGGTCTGGACCGACTCTTCTACGAGTGCGACACCCACATGTGGCGTCTCGGTGACCGCAAGATCCCAGAGGGCATAGCGGTGGACGGAGGCTCTGATTGGTTCCTGCTCAACCGGCGCTTTGTGGATTACGTGGTGAACTCCAGAGACGAGCTGGTTGGAAGCATGAAGCGCTTCTACGCCTACACACTGCTGCCGGCTGAG TCCTTTTTTCACACTGTGCTGGAGAACAGCGCCCTCTGTGGCACCATGGTGGATAACAACCTGAGGCTCACCAACTGGAACCGGAAGCTGGGATGTAAATGTCAGTACAAGCACATCGTGGACTGGTGCGGCTGCTCGCCCAACGACTTCAAGCCCTCCGACCTGCCGCGCTTCCAG CAAGTGACCAGACCCACGTTCTTCGCCAGGAAGTTTGAAGCCAGTGTCAGTCAGGAGATCATCAGCCAGCTGGACTGGTTCCTGTTCGGAGCGCTGGCCCCGGGCACGCCGGGCCTCCAGGCCTACTGGGAGAACGCCTACGAGCAGGAGACGGACGGGACCGCCAGCCTATCGGACGCCGCGCTCAGCCACTACCACGCCTTCGCTCGGATGGGGTTATCCCGCGCTGCCAGCTCGCTGCAGGGACATCCCGACGACAACAGCTGCAG GTTCGATGCCGTGGGCCACCCGGTGTCCGTGCACCTCTACTTCCTGTCTGACCGGTTCCAGGGTTACCTCCTTCGCCACGTGGCCACGAACAGAGCCTCCACCCAGCTGGAGACGCTGGAGACCTGGGTCACTCCCAGAGACCACTTCAGCCCggccagccccccccaccccaccagcAGGCTGCAGCATGTCCag GTGGGCGGCGACTGGGACCCGAAGGAGCGTCTCTTCCGGAActgggggggggtgctgggcCCCCGGGACGAGCCGGTGGCGGTGCAGCGGTGGAGCCGCGGCCAGAGCAACCTGACAGCCACCGTGGTGTGGGTCGACCCCACCAATGTCATCGCCGCCACCTACGACATCCTGGTGGACGCCGCTGCTGAGGTCACGCACTACCGGCCGCCTCTCACGCCCCCGCTGAGGCCCGGCGTGTGGACCCTGCGGGTACTGCACCACTGGAGCCCGCTCGGACAGACCAGCTTCATCGTGGCACCGCTGGAGTTTCACAAACAACGGCCCACGGGACTCG AGGACGCCATGCGGCTGCACGCTGGCCCCCCCAGGAACTCCTACATGGAGCAGAGCTTCCACGGCCTCAACCCGGTGCTGCGGCTGCCGGTGAGCCTGGGCGCCGTGGAGGAGGCCGAGGCCAACGCCGGGCTGACGGGGGCGCCGCTGCGGCAGTGGCTGGACCGGCTGCTGGAAGGTCACTGGTCGGCCTCGGACGTCTGCTCCACGGGCCCCAGCGCCTGCCCCCCCATGCAGCGCTGCAGCCGCACACTCTGGAGCGCCGACAGCCCCGACCCAAAGTCGGACCTGGGCACGCCCAGAGAGGACGGACGCATCAGGTag